One part of the Gemmatimonadota bacterium genome encodes these proteins:
- a CDS encoding ABC transporter permease encodes MAYRRFMRNRIARTGLFLVLTLYCVAILAPLLAPHDPNAQEDIVRTRFLSPRQDHPMGTDKFGRDILSRVIYGSRISLSIGFVAVTLAITLGLFFGCIAGYFGDRVDWVVMRVVDVLIAFPKLFIILTLIAIYSPKIWLIVAVLGLTGWMGVARLVRGQILSLREQEFVEATRALGIPAHRTILRHLLPNTLSPVIVAATLMIGDVILVEAVLSFLGLGVQPPTASWGNIINQGRDNLLGAWWISTFPGLAIVLTVVSYNLLGDGLRDALDPRTRPDGVE; translated from the coding sequence ATCGCTTACCGCAGGTTCATGCGAAATCGTATTGCGCGGACGGGGCTCTTTCTGGTGCTGACGCTGTACTGTGTGGCGATTCTCGCGCCTCTTCTTGCGCCGCATGATCCGAATGCGCAGGAGGACATCGTGCGGACGCGGTTTCTTTCGCCCCGTCAAGATCACCCGATGGGAACCGACAAGTTCGGACGGGACATTCTCTCGCGAGTGATCTACGGCTCGCGGATATCACTCTCCATCGGATTCGTGGCGGTCACCCTCGCGATCACGCTGGGTCTGTTCTTCGGATGCATCGCAGGCTACTTCGGTGACCGCGTGGACTGGGTGGTCATGCGTGTCGTGGATGTGCTGATCGCATTCCCCAAGCTGTTCATCATTTTGACGCTCATTGCCATCTACAGTCCGAAGATCTGGCTGATTGTCGCGGTCCTCGGGCTGACCGGCTGGATGGGAGTTGCGAGGCTCGTGCGGGGGCAGATCCTCTCACTGCGCGAGCAGGAGTTCGTCGAGGCGACGCGCGCTCTGGGTATTCCGGCGCACCGGACAATCCTCCGTCACCTGCTGCCGAACACACTGTCACCGGTCATCGTCGCGGCTACGCTCATGATCGGTGATGTGATTCTGGTGGAAGCTGTGCTGTCATTCCTCGGGCTGGGAGTGCAGCCACCGACCGCGTCGTGGGGGAACATCATCAATCAGGGCAGGGACAATCTCCTGGGAGCATGGTGGATCTCGACATTCCCCGGGTTGGCGATTGTCCTGACCGTCGTGTCCTACAACCTGCTGGGCGACGGCCTGCGTGACGCGCTGGATCCAAGAACGCGCCCCGACGGCGTGGAGTAG
- a CDS encoding dipeptide ABC transporter ATP-binding protein: MNAPPKTVLKIEGLRTQFQVEEGTVHAVRDIDLEILEGRTLGLVGESGSGKSVTSLSVMRLLPERIAHLEANGVRFLGQDLLSLPEKEMRHIRGGRMSMIFQEPMTSLNPVLTVGSQVIEAIRIHQTLGKSEARERTVDLFEEVGIPEPSRRVDSYPHELSGGQQQRVMIAMALSCNPRLLIADEPTTALDVTIQAQVLELLRQLRDTRSMSILFITHDLGVIAEIADDVAVMYDGKIVEHGPVLDLFTAPSHPYTRGLLACRPRLEQRLSRLPMVSDFMEVHRDPEEGAVLRERIMPPERQAELERVSTPCAPLPDAQPVLRVEGLKVHFPIRRGLLQRVVDHTRAVDGLDLEVHEGRTLGLVGESGCGKTTAARAILRLQEPTEGTVSFRGTDLASLSRHELRKIRGELQIIFQDPYGSLNPRLSVESAITEPMQIHRVGTSRSDRRDRAAALLEEVALSADHLRRYPHEFSGGQRQRICIARALSVNPSFIICDESVSALDVSVQAQVLNLLRDLQDRRGLTYIFISHDLAVVKFMADTISIMHAGRIVESGPAEDIYADPKQAYTRSLISAIPDDSLDAIRKRVAGRAATP; encoded by the coding sequence GTGAATGCGCCCCCAAAGACCGTCCTTAAGATCGAAGGCCTCCGGACTCAGTTCCAGGTGGAGGAAGGAACGGTTCACGCCGTTCGAGATATCGATCTGGAGATCCTGGAAGGCCGGACACTCGGGCTGGTGGGAGAATCCGGGTCAGGCAAGTCCGTCACCAGTCTGTCGGTGATGCGGCTGCTCCCGGAGAGGATCGCGCATCTGGAGGCGAACGGAGTCCGGTTCCTCGGGCAGGATCTCCTTTCGCTTCCGGAGAAGGAGATGCGGCACATCCGGGGCGGACGGATGAGCATGATCTTCCAGGAGCCGATGACCTCGCTGAATCCCGTTCTGACGGTGGGCAGTCAGGTGATCGAGGCCATTCGGATTCATCAGACGCTGGGCAAGTCGGAAGCCCGGGAACGGACGGTCGACCTCTTCGAAGAAGTGGGGATTCCGGAGCCATCCCGACGGGTGGACTCGTATCCCCACGAACTCTCCGGCGGGCAGCAACAGCGCGTCATGATCGCCATGGCGCTCTCGTGCAATCCCCGGCTTCTGATCGCAGACGAGCCGACGACCGCGCTCGATGTCACGATTCAGGCTCAAGTACTGGAACTCCTGCGCCAACTCCGCGACACACGCAGCATGTCGATCCTCTTCATCACGCACGACCTGGGGGTCATCGCCGAGATCGCCGATGATGTGGCGGTCATGTACGACGGGAAGATCGTCGAGCACGGACCGGTCCTTGACCTCTTCACCGCTCCGTCTCATCCCTACACCCGGGGGCTTCTGGCCTGCCGCCCCCGGCTTGAACAAAGGCTCTCCCGACTGCCCATGGTGTCCGACTTCATGGAAGTCCATCGCGACCCGGAAGAAGGCGCCGTCCTTCGCGAGCGCATCATGCCTCCGGAGAGACAGGCGGAACTGGAGCGAGTCTCCACCCCCTGCGCACCCCTCCCAGACGCGCAACCTGTCCTGCGGGTGGAAGGTCTCAAGGTCCACTTTCCGATTCGCAGGGGCCTCCTTCAGCGGGTCGTGGATCACACGCGCGCCGTAGACGGGCTGGACCTTGAAGTCCACGAAGGGCGCACACTCGGGCTCGTCGGAGAGTCCGGATGCGGGAAGACGACCGCCGCGCGCGCCATTCTCCGGCTGCAGGAGCCGACGGAGGGCACGGTCTCGTTCCGGGGGACGGACCTCGCGTCGCTGAGCCGACACGAGCTTCGGAAGATCCGCGGCGAACTCCAGATCATTTTCCAGGATCCCTATGGCTCGCTCAATCCGCGCCTCTCCGTGGAGAGCGCCATCACGGAGCCCATGCAGATTCACCGTGTCGGAACCAGTCGCTCCGATCGCCGGGACCGCGCGGCCGCCCTGCTGGAAGAGGTCGCGCTGAGCGCGGATCACCTGCGACGATACCCGCATGAGTTCTCCGGCGGGCAACGCCAGAGAATCTGCATCGCCCGGGCTCTCTCGGTAAACCCGTCGTTCATCATCTGCGACGAATCCGTTTCCGCCCTCGATGTCTCCGTGCAGGCTCAGGTCCTGAACCTCCTGAGAGACCTCCAGGACCGGCGCGGCCTCACCTACATTTTCATCAGCCATGATCTCGCGGTGGTGAAGTTCATGGCGGATACCATCTCCATCATGCACGCCGGGAGGATCGTGGAATCCGGACCCGCAGAGGACATCTACGCAGATCCGAAGCAGGCCTACACGCGGAGTCTGATCTCCGCCATCCCTGACGACAGCCTGGACGCCATCCGGAAGCGCGTGGCGGGCCGCGCCGCCACACCCTGA
- a CDS encoding PorV/PorQ family protein produces MKTRLCVAIAAVAILSAPSADAAKIFKKVGTAGAQFLKIGVGGRAVGMGETFVAVADDASCIFWNPAGVARITRDGTSRVSLNHSSWPADISHEFVGYAFTYHGLPGAFAFSSTVLQMDPMAIRTAYSPEGTGRNFDAGDFNLALTWARNLIDRFSFGLTAKYIHMGLADANADGVAVDLGTLYFTDYKTIRIGMAIQNLGPSLRFLEQDFPLPTMFRVGTAMDVYSSANHNLLAAAEFDHPSDNAERASVGAEYTLKAFEPNVTLQIRGGYRYNRDEEGLAGGFGVEFPTGSASWMRVDYAYSDMKFLVGTHKVSAELRF; encoded by the coding sequence TTGAAGACGCGCCTGTGTGTGGCGATTGCCGCAGTGGCCATTCTGTCCGCCCCTTCGGCGGATGCGGCCAAGATCTTCAAGAAGGTGGGTACAGCAGGGGCCCAGTTCTTGAAGATAGGTGTCGGCGGCCGGGCTGTTGGGATGGGGGAGACCTTCGTCGCGGTGGCGGACGACGCCAGTTGCATTTTCTGGAACCCTGCCGGCGTGGCTCGAATCACGCGCGACGGGACCAGTCGTGTTTCGCTGAACCATAGTTCCTGGCCCGCGGACATTTCCCACGAGTTTGTCGGCTATGCATTCACTTACCACGGCCTTCCCGGCGCCTTCGCGTTCAGTTCGACGGTTCTGCAGATGGACCCCATGGCCATTCGCACCGCATACAGTCCGGAGGGAACGGGCCGGAACTTCGATGCCGGTGACTTCAACCTGGCGTTGACCTGGGCGCGCAATCTCATCGACCGGTTCTCCTTTGGCCTGACGGCCAAGTACATTCACATGGGGCTCGCCGATGCCAATGCGGACGGCGTGGCCGTGGACCTTGGGACGCTCTATTTCACAGACTACAAGACCATCCGGATCGGAATGGCCATCCAGAACCTGGGGCCGTCTCTCCGGTTCCTCGAACAGGACTTCCCGCTTCCCACGATGTTCCGCGTGGGCACGGCGATGGATGTCTACTCCAGTGCGAATCACAACCTTCTGGCGGCGGCGGAGTTCGATCACCCGTCCGACAACGCGGAAAGGGCGAGCGTCGGAGCAGAATACACGCTGAAAGCCTTCGAACCCAATGTCACGCTGCAGATCCGTGGCGGCTATCGCTACAATCGTGACGAGGAGGGTCTCGCGGGTGGGTTCGGCGTGGAGTTCCCTACCGGTTCGGCGTCATGGATGCGGGTGGACTACGCCTACTCGGACATGAAGTTTCTGGTGGGAACCCACAAGGTCTCGGCAGAACTTCGCTTCTGA
- a CDS encoding ABC transporter permease encodes MIRFIIRRVLASIPLVWALATLTFFIIRLAPGDPMAMYFNPEIDPSVMETVRVRLGLDQPLHVQYVKWLGALAQGEFGVSFSHHRPVAEILAETVPNTLILTFLALLLDLVVGVAVGLVSAARQYSWIDNVLTLGALFVYSMPGFWLGLVLIIVFSLKLGILPASQMASVDAEYMAFLPRLWDRALHLVLPVFVLGIASAASVARFMRGSLLEVIRQDYIRTARAKGLPERVVVFRHALRNALIPLVTLLGLYIPFLMSGAVVTETIFAWPGMGRLTVGAIFARDYPVVMAVNLIAGVMVVGGNLIADVLYAVVDPRIRYE; translated from the coding sequence ATGATTCGCTTCATCATTCGGCGCGTGCTGGCCTCAATCCCGTTGGTATGGGCCTTGGCGACGCTGACCTTCTTCATCATCCGGCTGGCTCCGGGTGACCCCATGGCGATGTACTTCAATCCGGAGATTGACCCCTCCGTCATGGAGACGGTGCGTGTGCGTCTGGGACTGGATCAGCCTCTTCATGTGCAGTATGTGAAGTGGCTCGGCGCGCTGGCCCAGGGGGAGTTCGGCGTCTCCTTCTCGCATCACAGACCGGTGGCGGAGATTCTCGCTGAGACGGTTCCGAACACGCTCATCCTGACATTCCTCGCGCTGCTGCTCGATCTCGTCGTGGGAGTTGCGGTCGGTCTGGTTTCCGCCGCCCGTCAGTACTCCTGGATCGACAATGTGCTCACGCTCGGGGCGCTCTTCGTCTACTCGATGCCGGGGTTCTGGCTGGGGCTGGTACTCATCATTGTCTTCTCGCTGAAGCTGGGCATCCTCCCCGCGAGCCAGATGGCCTCCGTGGATGCGGAGTACATGGCGTTTCTGCCCAGGCTGTGGGACCGGGCGCTCCATCTTGTGCTGCCTGTGTTCGTGCTGGGGATTGCGTCGGCTGCTTCCGTTGCGCGGTTCATGCGCGGGAGCCTCCTGGAGGTGATCCGGCAGGACTACATTCGAACCGCCCGCGCGAAGGGACTGCCTGAACGCGTGGTCGTGTTCCGGCACGCGCTGCGAAACGCGCTGATTCCCCTGGTGACGCTCCTCGGACTCTACATTCCGTTTCTCATGTCGGGCGCGGTGGTCACGGAGACGATCTTCGCGTGGCCGGGCATGGGGCGCCTGACTGTGGGCGCGATCTTCGCGAGGGACTATCCCGTGGTCATGGCGGTCAATCTCATCGCGGGTGTCATGGTCGTGGGCGGGAACCTGATTGCGGATGTGCTGTACGCAGTCGTGGATCCCAGGATTCGCTACGAATGA
- a CDS encoding GWxTD domain-containing protein, which translates to MRARPISLLKCSPVLLLAVGHFALPAAAGVSGSASSGEIAFYARTALFRVAGELVEAEFHISVSNDQITFRQTGSTHEADLRLTIAVLDHDGTTVLSRESKLCPVASERLDTTDRGILQTIIDRALLEPGEYSLRIRMEDYASSKPGLLYMIRGGGHRTGQFESRFSVPDPGKESLALSSLVLGTVRRLDTVDSGAWRHGTNLEPSPSGRFGLFAPRLSLFAEVYSPEPSSESPGFIVRIRILDAAGQELLARTRRVRPSSGAWIVMEELDLLAITPAGLYEAELTLRDPDSGRIASARSPFEVMWRAESWTREEEEVLRELTLILYPGELRQYEGLSPAGREYFLNEFWRGLDPSPGTPENEIRMQFRSRIDFADRNFSSTLERGILTDRGRVFVRYGEPDDRITEYSSSGFREDGLREQVTNPGERIALQSLPSAEFRGRGDPSDELSRSLSSQRGGTTIKSKELIVWIYDGPGQELRDRRTVDQRAHRGLKFIFADEFGSGDFHLVSSEGGPGH; encoded by the coding sequence ATGCGCGCGCGCCCCATTTCTCTCCTGAAATGCAGTCCGGTTCTGTTGCTGGCCGTTGGGCATTTCGCCCTCCCGGCCGCGGCGGGAGTGTCGGGGAGTGCCTCCTCCGGTGAGATTGCCTTCTATGCGCGAACGGCCCTGTTTCGCGTCGCCGGCGAACTCGTGGAGGCGGAGTTTCACATATCTGTCAGCAACGATCAGATCACCTTTCGCCAGACAGGCTCCACCCATGAGGCCGACCTCCGACTGACGATCGCGGTTCTTGACCACGACGGCACCACGGTCCTGAGCAGAGAGTCGAAGCTCTGCCCGGTGGCTTCCGAGAGACTGGACACGACCGACCGGGGGATTCTGCAGACGATCATTGACCGCGCTCTTCTGGAGCCCGGAGAGTATTCCCTGCGGATCCGGATGGAGGACTATGCTTCCTCCAAGCCGGGTCTTCTCTACATGATTCGTGGAGGCGGGCACCGAACCGGCCAGTTTGAGAGTCGGTTTTCAGTACCGGATCCAGGAAAGGAGAGCCTGGCTCTCTCCAGCTTGGTTCTGGGAACGGTTCGCCGACTGGATACCGTAGACTCCGGGGCCTGGCGGCACGGGACGAACCTGGAGCCAAGCCCGTCCGGGCGGTTCGGTCTTTTTGCTCCAAGACTCAGCCTCTTTGCGGAGGTCTACTCTCCCGAACCGTCTTCGGAGTCTCCGGGCTTCATTGTGCGCATCCGGATTCTGGATGCGGCGGGGCAGGAATTGCTGGCGAGAACGCGTCGTGTTCGGCCGTCGTCGGGCGCGTGGATTGTCATGGAGGAACTGGACCTGCTTGCGATCACCCCGGCGGGCCTCTATGAGGCGGAACTGACGCTCCGCGACCCCGACTCCGGCAGGATTGCATCCGCCCGGAGTCCGTTCGAGGTGATGTGGAGGGCCGAGTCCTGGACCCGCGAGGAAGAGGAAGTCCTCCGGGAGCTGACGCTGATCCTGTATCCGGGAGAACTGCGGCAGTATGAGGGGTTGTCTCCTGCGGGAAGGGAGTACTTTCTGAACGAGTTCTGGAGAGGGTTGGATCCGTCGCCGGGAACTCCGGAGAACGAAATCCGCATGCAGTTCCGCAGCCGGATCGACTTTGCGGACCGCAACTTCAGTTCGACCCTGGAGCGGGGAATACTCACCGACCGGGGCCGTGTCTTTGTCCGGTATGGGGAGCCGGATGATCGGATCACCGAATACTCGTCATCAGGATTTCGGGAAGACGGCCTTCGCGAGCAGGTGACGAATCCGGGGGAGAGGATCGCACTGCAGTCGCTGCCCTCCGCGGAGTTTCGTGGCCGGGGAGATCCTTCGGATGAGCTTTCCCGATCCCTCAGCTCCCAGAGGGGGGGGACCACGATCAAGAGCAAGGAACTCATCGTCTGGATCTACGATGGTCCCGGGCAGGAACTGCGAGACCGCCGAACCGTGGATCAGCGTGCGCACCGAGGGTTGAAGTTCATATTCGCGGACGAATTCGGGAGCGGTGATTTCCATCTTGTGTCCAGCGAGGGAGGTCCCGGGCACTGA
- a CDS encoding ABC transporter substrate-binding protein, with protein MSRGRAWIVSAALIFVVGCGSERGAREAEEPSAGPVPGGTCVIGLFSDLDGLNEFVSTDANATEVMTNLLYTPLFRWGADFELERALASAWEFSGDRREITVTLRDDVLWHDGVPTTAADVVFTFRMMKNPLLGYPDVGSLRPLEEVEAVGPHTVVFRFARAYADQLPALRRVILPHHLLGDVPAELMESASFNRAPIGNGPFRFVRWKRDRELVLEANPDHFAGRPWLDRIVVRVIPDQTAVETAFRSGELDIVERLRFSSVPGLREEDRYRVKTVPQRGFQFIGWNIQNPLFAESAVRRAMTMAINRQGILDALVFGQGKVTAHPIMSLSQAYATEIAPHPYDPTEASRILAELRWRDTDGDGVLDRDGQKFEFRIKTNLGNQLREDTLVMIQADLARIGIAATPEVREWTVFLDEIMAKDFDAYHMAWQSDFVVNPYDTFHSDAVLGKYNMGSYTNREVDALIDRGLLARTHADALPIWREFQRVLHQEQPYTVLFELNYSVGVSRRIRGVETDVRGFLLNAGEWWIAPGDRRYAS; from the coding sequence GTGAGCCGTGGGCGGGCGTGGATTGTCTCGGCCGCACTGATCTTCGTCGTCGGCTGCGGGTCCGAGAGAGGCGCACGCGAGGCGGAAGAGCCCTCCGCCGGCCCCGTCCCCGGGGGGACTTGCGTGATCGGGCTCTTTTCCGACCTGGACGGGCTGAACGAGTTCGTCTCCACCGATGCCAACGCGACGGAGGTCATGACGAACCTCCTGTACACGCCACTCTTTCGTTGGGGGGCGGATTTCGAACTTGAAAGAGCACTGGCAAGCGCCTGGGAGTTCTCCGGGGACCGGCGCGAGATTACGGTCACCCTTCGCGACGATGTCCTCTGGCATGACGGCGTGCCGACGACGGCGGCCGATGTCGTGTTCACATTTCGCATGATGAAGAACCCTCTCCTGGGTTACCCGGATGTGGGATCGCTGCGTCCGCTGGAGGAAGTGGAGGCCGTCGGGCCCCACACCGTGGTGTTCCGATTCGCGCGTGCCTATGCGGACCAGTTGCCGGCACTGCGTCGTGTGATTCTTCCGCACCACCTCCTGGGCGATGTTCCCGCGGAACTCATGGAGTCCGCGTCCTTCAACCGGGCACCGATCGGAAACGGCCCCTTTCGTTTCGTTCGATGGAAGCGTGATCGGGAGTTGGTCCTGGAGGCGAACCCGGATCACTTTGCGGGACGACCCTGGCTGGATCGGATCGTCGTGCGGGTCATTCCGGACCAGACTGCGGTGGAGACGGCGTTTCGCAGTGGTGAACTGGACATCGTGGAGCGGCTGCGTTTCTCCTCCGTCCCGGGCCTTCGCGAGGAGGATCGCTACCGCGTGAAGACGGTTCCGCAGCGGGGGTTTCAGTTCATCGGATGGAATATTCAGAACCCGCTCTTTGCCGAGAGTGCGGTCCGGCGCGCGATGACGATGGCCATCAACCGGCAGGGCATTCTCGACGCGCTGGTGTTCGGTCAGGGCAAGGTGACCGCGCATCCGATCATGTCGCTATCCCAGGCGTATGCCACGGAGATCGCGCCCCATCCGTACGATCCGACGGAGGCTTCGCGGATCCTCGCGGAACTTCGCTGGCGGGACACAGACGGAGACGGCGTCCTGGACCGGGATGGGCAGAAGTTCGAGTTCCGGATCAAGACGAATCTGGGGAACCAGCTCCGCGAAGATACGCTGGTGATGATTCAGGCTGATCTGGCGCGCATCGGGATCGCGGCGACCCCGGAGGTGAGGGAGTGGACGGTGTTTCTCGATGAGATCATGGCGAAGGACTTCGACGCTTACCACATGGCGTGGCAGTCGGACTTCGTGGTCAATCCGTACGACACATTCCACTCCGATGCGGTCTTGGGAAAGTACAATATGGGGAGCTACACGAATCGTGAGGTAGACGCATTGATCGATCGCGGGTTGCTTGCGCGGACCCATGCGGACGCTCTGCCGATCTGGCGGGAGTTCCAGCGCGTGCTTCATCAGGAGCAACCGTATACGGTCTTGTTCGAACTGAACTACTCGGTCGGTGTGTCGCGGCGCATCCGGGGAGTGGAGACGGATGTGCGCGGGTTTCTGCTGAACGCCGGGGAGTGGTGGATTGCCCCGGGGGACCGTCGCTATGCGAGCTAG
- a CDS encoding TonB-dependent receptor, giving the protein MRKAHAMTAFVLPILAALCLSGAAPVQAQGVTGSIRGVVLDDSTGKPLAYANVVVKNTARGSLARDDGSFAISEVPVGTHVVRVVMMGFESLEVANVRVDANRTTPLEIRLEESVVLEVDVVDIRTDAYDVLKKEESASIQSFKQDEAKIRAINTVEEAIATQAGVTSLGGELFVRGGRSGEIKTYVDGMPVSDAFAGSSGGTMEVSLQSLSELNMISGGMDAEYGNAQSAVIQIKTKEGTEKYTGQFKFMTDDFGAPDKTYFNYDSFSLGFGGPVPFTGNRLRFYASGEGTFSDTYLRTLEERPAQKLTFNDWELASFRDRKRNLLSGQGKLTYVLPGAKKISGEVLFSSSRRDWYHHGFSRVGYWSEDLEHWWHAPLDSTYTYYNGPAHLTDQTTKINQYKLSYTHPVSEGSYFKTRVAYFKTRYHEDVGGKSPGEYVPFRGNDRERDPENLFYAISGDFPDWTERESLQITWRSDYQVKVGDTHEFKTGATLDYYDLSKDDRYAPSEDNDQGSSPNQYSERAMGGVFYVQDRLRYKKSMVMNLGLRFDFFDPGESAIRLANQRVLALQRPTQGTSLLERWRAQVSPRVGMSYPISDRDVLHFHYGRFFQLPNLEWIFDYSDNPAPGNQTVGNAFLEPETTISYQFGVRRQLSDEVWVDGSVFFKDIFGLTGAEALEAENETEQDAFAPFVFINKDYGSVRGLELTLEKRFSHYWRGGLAYTLSKATGSSSDVLQAVVVSGEAADREPIKEIPLDWDRSHVFNMYLYLSDPGIWGVNADFSIASGSPTTPKRLGDRIVRAEFFNSIRLPYTMYFSMKANKQYSLYGQEFRLFVEGRNLLDRKNVVTVTPYISPSPANSYYQEYFTEFGELGGAYNLHDTMGTPDDILVPLNDPRVYGEPRSFRFGVAYEW; this is encoded by the coding sequence ATGCGCAAAGCTCACGCCATGACGGCCTTTGTCCTTCCAATCCTCGCCGCCCTGTGTCTCTCGGGCGCCGCGCCGGTTCAGGCTCAGGGCGTCACCGGGAGTATCCGGGGGGTCGTGCTGGATGACTCGACGGGCAAGCCTCTTGCCTACGCCAATGTCGTCGTCAAGAACACAGCGCGCGGTTCGCTCGCCCGGGACGATGGCTCCTTCGCCATCTCGGAAGTTCCCGTGGGCACTCATGTTGTGCGCGTCGTTATGATGGGCTTTGAGTCTCTGGAGGTGGCGAATGTGCGCGTGGACGCCAACCGCACCACCCCACTGGAGATTCGGCTTGAGGAGTCGGTGGTTCTGGAAGTGGATGTCGTCGACATTCGCACGGACGCCTACGATGTCCTGAAGAAGGAAGAGTCCGCCTCCATTCAGTCGTTCAAGCAGGATGAAGCGAAGATCCGTGCCATCAACACGGTGGAAGAGGCCATCGCCACGCAGGCGGGCGTGACCTCTCTCGGCGGAGAGCTTTTCGTGCGTGGAGGGCGGTCTGGCGAGATCAAGACCTATGTGGACGGAATGCCCGTCTCGGATGCATTCGCCGGGTCTTCCGGCGGCACGATGGAAGTGTCGCTTCAGTCGCTTTCGGAACTGAACATGATTTCGGGCGGCATGGATGCGGAATATGGAAACGCTCAGTCCGCGGTCATTCAGATCAAGACCAAGGAAGGCACGGAGAAGTACACGGGGCAGTTCAAGTTCATGACGGACGACTTCGGCGCGCCGGACAAGACCTACTTCAACTACGACAGCTTCTCGTTGGGTTTCGGAGGCCCCGTTCCCTTTACGGGCAACCGCCTGCGGTTCTATGCATCGGGAGAGGGCACCTTTTCGGATACTTACCTCCGGACACTGGAGGAGAGACCCGCACAGAAGCTGACATTCAACGACTGGGAACTGGCCAGTTTCCGGGATCGGAAGCGAAACCTTCTGTCCGGGCAGGGGAAGCTCACCTATGTACTCCCCGGAGCCAAGAAGATATCCGGCGAGGTTCTCTTCTCCAGCAGTCGCAGGGACTGGTATCACCACGGGTTCAGCCGCGTCGGGTACTGGTCGGAGGATCTTGAGCACTGGTGGCATGCCCCGCTGGACTCCACCTACACCTATTACAACGGGCCTGCGCACCTCACCGATCAGACGACGAAGATCAACCAGTACAAGCTGTCGTACACCCACCCCGTGAGTGAAGGGTCCTATTTCAAGACGCGAGTCGCCTACTTCAAGACGCGCTATCACGAGGATGTCGGAGGGAAGAGCCCCGGGGAGTATGTTCCGTTCCGGGGAAACGATCGGGAGCGGGATCCGGAGAACCTCTTCTATGCGATCTCAGGAGACTTCCCCGACTGGACAGAGCGGGAATCGCTGCAGATTACCTGGAGGTCGGATTACCAGGTCAAGGTTGGGGACACCCACGAGTTCAAGACGGGCGCCACGCTGGACTACTACGACCTCTCCAAAGACGATCGGTATGCCCCCTCCGAGGACAACGATCAGGGGAGTTCTCCCAATCAGTACTCTGAGCGCGCCATGGGCGGCGTGTTCTATGTGCAGGATCGGCTTCGTTACAAGAAATCAATGGTCATGAACCTTGGCCTGCGGTTTGACTTCTTCGACCCTGGGGAAAGCGCCATCCGTCTTGCCAATCAGCGTGTGCTTGCCCTCCAGAGGCCCACGCAGGGGACATCTCTTCTGGAGCGCTGGCGAGCACAGGTTTCTCCGCGAGTGGGGATGTCGTATCCCATTTCTGATCGGGATGTTCTCCACTTCCATTATGGTCGCTTCTTCCAGTTGCCGAATCTGGAGTGGATCTTCGACTACAGCGACAATCCCGCGCCCGGAAACCAGACTGTGGGCAACGCTTTCCTGGAGCCGGAGACCACCATTTCCTATCAGTTCGGCGTTCGGCGTCAGCTCAGCGACGAGGTCTGGGTGGACGGGTCGGTCTTCTTCAAGGACATCTTCGGGCTGACCGGGGCGGAAGCGCTGGAAGCCGAGAACGAAACGGAGCAGGACGCCTTCGCCCCATTTGTCTTCATCAACAAAGACTACGGTTCCGTTCGTGGGCTGGAGCTGACGCTGGAGAAGCGGTTCTCCCACTACTGGAGAGGAGGACTCGCCTACACGCTGTCCAAGGCGACGGGCTCTTCGTCCGATGTCCTGCAGGCGGTGGTGGTGTCCGGGGAGGCCGCAGACCGGGAGCCGATCAAGGAGATCCCGCTCGACTGGGACCGGAGCCATGTCTTCAACATGTACCTGTACCTCTCCGATCCGGGCATCTGGGGTGTCAACGCGGACTTCTCCATCGCATCGGGTTCCCCGACTACACCCAAGCGACTTGGGGATCGGATTGTGCGGGCCGAGTTCTTCAACTCCATCCGGCTTCCGTACACCATGTACTTCTCCATGAAGGCGAACAAACAATATTCGCTGTACGGGCAGGAGTTCCGGCTCTTCGTTGAGGGGAGAAACCTCCTGGACCGCAAGAATGTCGTGACGGTGACACCCTACATTTCCCCGTCGCCGGCCAACTCCTACTATCAGGAGTACTTCACCGAGTTCGGAGAACTGGGCGGGGCGTACAACCTTCACGACACCATGGGAACCCCGGACGACATTCTGGTCCCGCTGAATGATCCGCGGGTATACGGTGAGCCTCGCTCCTTCCGCTTTGGCGTGGCATATGAGTGGTGA